A window of Pseudomonas mucidolens contains these coding sequences:
- the ribE gene encoding 6,7-dimethyl-8-ribityllumazine synthase, translating to MTLKTIEGTFIAPKGRYALVVGRFNSFVVESLVSGAVDALVRHGVSESDITLIRAPGAFEIPLVAQKVAQQGEYAAIIALGAVIRGGTPHFEYVAGECTKGLAQVSMEFGVPVAFGVLTVDSIEQAIERSGTKAGNKGAEAALSALEMVSLLSQLEAK from the coding sequence ATGACCCTGAAGACCATCGAAGGTACCTTCATCGCCCCCAAGGGCCGCTATGCCCTGGTGGTTGGCCGCTTTAACAGCTTCGTGGTTGAAAGCCTGGTAAGCGGTGCCGTGGACGCCCTGGTTCGCCACGGTGTGAGCGAAAGCGATATCACCCTGATCCGCGCCCCTGGCGCCTTCGAAATTCCACTGGTTGCGCAGAAAGTTGCCCAGCAGGGTGAGTATGCGGCGATCATCGCCCTGGGCGCGGTCATTCGTGGCGGTACCCCGCACTTCGAATACGTGGCCGGCGAATGCACCAAGGGCCTGGCCCAGGTGTCCATGGAATTCGGCGTACCGGTAGCCTTTGGCGTGCTGACCGTTGACTCCATCGAGCAAGCCATCGAGCGTTCCGGCACCAAGGCCGGCAACAAAGGCGCTGAAGCTGCTTTGTCCGCCCTGGAAATGGTCAGCCTGCTGTCGCAGTTGGAGGCCAAGTGA
- the nusB gene encoding transcription antitermination factor NusB, which produces MISDESDRFNPREPRSADAGKPSKQEKRRAARQLATQALYQRHLAGASLNEIEAQFRVDNDFTFADQSYFHDILHGVHANLSEIDAALTPCLDLTIEELDPVELCVMRLSTWELLKRVDVPYRVVINEGIELAKVYGSTDGHKFVNGVLDKLAPRLREAEVKAYKR; this is translated from the coding sequence GTGATTAGCGACGAAAGCGATCGTTTCAACCCGCGCGAGCCACGCTCTGCGGACGCCGGCAAGCCTTCCAAGCAGGAAAAGCGTCGCGCTGCTCGTCAGTTGGCGACCCAGGCGCTGTACCAGCGTCACCTGGCGGGTGCTTCGTTGAACGAAATCGAAGCCCAGTTTCGCGTCGACAATGACTTTACCTTCGCCGACCAGAGCTACTTCCACGACATCCTGCACGGTGTGCACGCCAACCTGAGCGAGATCGATGCCGCGCTGACGCCCTGCCTGGACCTGACCATCGAAGAGCTGGACCCGGTCGAGCTGTGCGTCATGCGTCTGTCTACCTGGGAACTGCTCAAGCGCGTCGACGTACCGTATCGCGTGGTGATCAACGAAGGCATCGAACTGGCGAAAGTCTACGGTTCGACCGACGGTCACAAGTTCGTCAACGGTGTGCTCGACAAGCTCGCTCCACGCCTGCGTGAGGCCGAAGTGAAGGCCTACAAGCGCTGA
- the thiL gene encoding thiamine-phosphate kinase, whose protein sequence is MGEFELIRKYFAAAPCAQGGEGIALGIGDDCALLALPAGEQLAVSTDTLVAGVHFADPCDPFLLGQRSLAVAVSDLAAMGANPLAFTLALTTPTVSADWLQRYAQGLNAMAQRCGIGLVGGDTTRGPLSLTVTVFGRVPSGLALTRGGAQPGDLLCVGGDLGNAAGALPLVLNQRTAPPAIAEPLLAHYWSPQPQLALGLALRGKATSAMDISDGLLADCGHIAKASALRLVIEQQRLPLSLELLAFLGEEESRSAALSGGDDYVLLFTLPPTELAPLLDSGWPVKVVGRVEQGQGVALVDSVGLDITPVMRGYQHFRETH, encoded by the coding sequence ATGGGCGAGTTTGAGCTGATCCGTAAGTACTTTGCCGCCGCGCCCTGTGCGCAAGGCGGCGAAGGCATTGCCCTGGGGATCGGTGATGACTGCGCCTTGCTGGCGCTCCCTGCCGGGGAGCAGTTGGCGGTTTCCACCGATACCTTGGTGGCTGGCGTGCATTTTGCCGACCCGTGCGATCCTTTCCTGCTCGGCCAGCGCTCGCTGGCCGTGGCGGTCAGCGACTTGGCGGCCATGGGCGCCAATCCGTTGGCCTTTACCCTCGCACTCACCACGCCCACGGTTTCGGCCGATTGGCTGCAACGCTATGCCCAGGGCTTGAACGCCATGGCTCAGCGCTGTGGCATAGGCCTGGTGGGGGGTGACACCACGCGTGGGCCGCTGAGCCTGACCGTCACGGTGTTTGGTCGCGTCCCGAGCGGCCTGGCCTTGACCCGCGGTGGCGCGCAGCCGGGGGATTTGCTGTGTGTCGGCGGGGACCTGGGCAACGCCGCCGGCGCCTTGCCGCTGGTCCTGAACCAGCGCACCGCGCCGCCAGCGATTGCCGAGCCGCTGCTGGCCCATTACTGGTCGCCACAACCGCAGTTGGCCCTGGGTTTGGCGCTGCGGGGCAAGGCTACATCAGCCATGGACATCTCTGACGGCTTGTTGGCCGATTGTGGGCATATCGCCAAGGCTTCAGCGCTACGCTTGGTGATTGAGCAACAACGACTACCCTTATCCTTGGAGCTGCTGGCGTTTCTCGGCGAGGAGGAGTCCCGGTCCGCGGCCTTGAGCGGGGGTGACGATTATGTGCTGCTGTTCACGCTGCCCCCGACCGAGCTGGCTCCATTGTTGGACAGCGGCTGGCCGGTCAAGGTGGTCGGACGGGTGGAGCAAGGTCAAGGGGTGGCTCTGGTGGATTCCGTCGGACTGGACATTACCCCGGTAATGCGCGGCTACCAGCATTTTCGCGAAACGCACTGA
- a CDS encoding substrate-binding periplasmic protein, whose translation MVVRHCLLILLCVFSCSVRADEVRAVPGDIRLASEIWADYTNADGSGLAWDVLRRVFEPAGVKVAIQTMPYTRSVGLARRGEVDAWVGAYRNEVEGVLYPRWHFDFDAVYAVGLASGPTPTLATLGDYRLAWVRGYRYEKYLPNIRRFNQIERRSGILSMLQHHRADFYIEALEEAQYILSQAPDPSAFTLTRVTELPLFLGFTDNPRGRALMALFDARMGALVKSGELKPIFEQWEQPYPF comes from the coding sequence ATGGTTGTTCGTCACTGTTTATTGATATTGCTCTGTGTATTCAGCTGCTCGGTACGGGCCGATGAAGTCCGCGCGGTGCCTGGCGATATTCGCCTCGCCAGTGAAATCTGGGCTGACTACACCAACGCCGATGGCAGCGGTCTGGCCTGGGATGTGTTGCGCAGAGTGTTCGAGCCGGCCGGGGTCAAGGTGGCCATCCAGACCATGCCCTATACCCGTTCGGTCGGCCTGGCCCGGCGCGGCGAAGTCGACGCCTGGGTCGGTGCCTACCGTAATGAAGTCGAGGGCGTGCTGTATCCGCGCTGGCACTTTGATTTCGACGCCGTCTACGCAGTGGGGCTGGCGAGCGGCCCGACGCCGACCCTGGCGACCCTGGGCGATTACCGTCTGGCCTGGGTGCGCGGCTACCGGTACGAGAAATACTTGCCGAACATTCGGCGTTTCAACCAGATCGAGCGGCGCAGTGGCATCTTGTCGATGCTCCAGCATCACCGGGCAGATTTCTACATTGAAGCCCTGGAGGAAGCGCAATATATCCTGAGCCAGGCCCCGGACCCGTCTGCCTTCACGCTCACGCGGGTGACCGAGTTACCGTTGTTCCTCGGCTTTACCGACAATCCGCGGGGGCGGGCGCTGATGGCATTGTTTGACGCCCGAATGGGCGCGCTGGTGAAAAGCGGCGAGTTAAAACCGATCTTCGAGCAATGGGAGCAGCCGTATCCATTCTGA
- the ribA gene encoding GTP cyclohydrolase II — MPVVFVAASKLPTPFATFTMHGFLEEATGREHVVLSLGDIADGAPVLGRLHSECLTGDALFSQRCDCGSQLEAALQAIAREGRGVLLYLRQEGRGIGLLNKIRAYELQDGGADTVEANERLGFAADQRDYAICLPMLEHLGVQSLRLMTNNPRKVNALTDMGITVAERVPLHTGHNPHNKLYLATKASKLDHMMGNEHQSEVDRA; from the coding sequence GTGCCCGTCGTTTTCGTCGCCGCTTCCAAGTTGCCTACCCCTTTTGCCACGTTCACCATGCATGGCTTTCTTGAAGAAGCCACCGGCCGCGAACATGTCGTGCTGAGCCTGGGCGATATCGCCGACGGTGCCCCGGTTCTGGGGCGCTTGCATTCCGAATGCCTGACCGGTGACGCGTTGTTCAGCCAGCGCTGCGACTGCGGTTCGCAACTGGAAGCCGCCTTGCAGGCCATCGCCCGTGAAGGTCGTGGCGTGTTGCTGTATTTGCGTCAGGAGGGCCGTGGCATTGGTCTGCTGAACAAGATTCGCGCCTACGAGCTGCAAGACGGTGGCGCCGATACCGTGGAAGCCAACGAGCGCCTGGGGTTCGCCGCTGATCAGCGCGACTACGCCATCTGCCTGCCGATGCTTGAGCATCTGGGCGTGCAATCCCTGCGCTTGATGACCAACAACCCGCGCAAGGTCAACGCCTTGACCGACATGGGCATCACCGTCGCCGAACGTGTGCCGTTGCACACCGGTCACAATCCGCACAACAAGCTCTATCTGGCGACCAAGGCCAGCAAGCTCGATCATATGATGGGTAACGAGCACCAGAGCGAGGTCGACCGGGCGTGA
- a CDS encoding MFS transporter: MTRGQVKRRLSVSWWQYLALALLPLFVINMLFGKSEPLLPMLAMPFFIAGAASMFASLRYFHPYKHALIATGKALDTAEEPAAWIALAARRRAALLVAAFPAWIGALAVFVGLEAVPLFLLALSTLVLFYLYRIPRQLG; this comes from the coding sequence GTGACGCGCGGCCAGGTCAAACGGCGCTTGTCGGTCAGTTGGTGGCAGTACCTGGCGCTGGCGCTGCTGCCGTTGTTCGTGATCAATATGCTGTTTGGCAAGAGCGAGCCGTTGTTGCCGATGCTGGCGATGCCGTTTTTTATCGCCGGCGCCGCGTCTATGTTCGCCAGCCTGCGCTACTTTCACCCTTATAAACACGCGTTGATCGCCACTGGCAAAGCCCTCGACACCGCCGAGGAGCCCGCCGCCTGGATCGCGTTGGCTGCCCGTCGTCGCGCGGCGTTGCTGGTGGCGGCGTTCCCCGCCTGGATCGGTGCGTTGGCGGTCTTTGTCGGCCTGGAAGCGGTGCCGCTGTTCCTGTTGGCGCTATCGACCCTGGTGTTGTTCTACCTGTACCGCATCCCGCGTCAGCTGGGATGA
- a CDS encoding cobalamin-binding protein, with protein MMRVWLALLLLAASASATAFERVVSLAPSLSEIVVELGAAELLVGVLDGGERPAALANVQSVGRYGQLNMEQLLSLKPDLVLLWPGSVGRAQREQLQRLNIPVYVAEPHSLEQLTSQVEAIARQLGRAEAGQQLAAQLRQRIAGLRRQYQRAEPLRVFYQVWSPPLYTVGGAQIISDALSVCGARNVFDDLKLPAPQISIESVLQRNPEVILATDQMQLNAWSAWPQVAAVEQGRLLIIPDKGLERPSGQMVEAVARLCEVLDPGR; from the coding sequence ATGATGCGCGTCTGGCTGGCGCTGCTGTTGCTGGCCGCAAGCGCGTCGGCAACGGCGTTTGAGCGGGTGGTCAGCCTCGCCCCGTCCTTATCTGAAATCGTCGTTGAACTGGGGGCCGCCGAGCTGCTGGTGGGTGTCCTCGACGGCGGCGAGCGGCCCGCGGCGCTGGCGAACGTGCAATCGGTGGGTCGCTACGGGCAGTTGAACATGGAGCAACTGCTCAGCCTCAAGCCCGATCTGGTATTGCTCTGGCCCGGTAGCGTCGGGCGTGCGCAGCGCGAGCAATTGCAACGCCTGAACATCCCGGTCTACGTCGCCGAACCGCATAGCCTGGAACAGCTGACCAGCCAGGTCGAAGCCATCGCCCGGCAATTGGGGCGTGCCGAGGCGGGCCAACAATTGGCTGCGCAGTTGCGCCAGCGCATTGCCGGGCTGCGCCGCCAATATCAGCGGGCCGAGCCATTGCGCGTGTTCTATCAAGTCTGGAGTCCGCCGTTGTATACCGTGGGCGGCGCGCAGATCATCAGTGATGCGCTGAGCGTCTGCGGGGCGCGCAATGTATTCGACGACCTGAAGCTGCCGGCGCCGCAGATCAGTATCGAGTCGGTGCTGCAGCGCAATCCCGAGGTGATTCTGGCGACTGACCAAATGCAGTTGAATGCCTGGAGCGCCTGGCCCCAGGTCGCGGCCGTGGAGCAAGGGCGCTTGCTGATCATCCCGGATAAGGGGCTGGAACGGCCCAGCGGGCAGATGGTGGAGGCGGTGGCCAGGTTGTGCGAAGTGCTTGACCCTGGCCGTTGA
- a CDS encoding TonB-dependent receptor domain-containing protein, which produces MKYLRVAVPLLLLPAPLLFADTRDAALKLPDVVISANRQVQARNDSSAANTVFTRADIERLQPSSVSDLLRRVPGVQVSQAGGRGSLASIYIRGTKSAQSLVLVDGQRIGNSTSGDSNLQHLNIQQIERVEVLRGSRSVIYGSDAIGGVIQIFTRRSSESGLQPRLHVGFGSHQSWERSLGLSGGNEQTRFNLGASLDDTHGINRTHTSYPSDGDHDAYRNQSISFSLSHAFNDDIEAGLNVLDNRGKSEFDNPFGRYDANYQVFQQTPYSKFTVSGVSSYVDARINDAWTSRIELGHSENREKTLDKLSDDRGVFNTYRNSLNWQNDLRLNPQNSLILGGDWYEDQVNSNTALAEDSRWNRAAFIQHRFEGQLFSTELGLRRDQNQQFGGQNSWSGTLTLPLNPDNDLLLSYSEGFRAPTFNDLYYPNNYGVNSNPDLKPETSKSYEVQWRSQLSDTRRLEASLYRTDIKDAIVFVGSDGPQNVASARINGFEAALKQELLGWQSSLGLAIIDPRDRDSGNTLTRRARRTLSLDLDRQFEQFAVGASWQAVSGSYVDVKNQQRLGGYGLLGLRGSWAVNPEIKLDLKLDNLLDKDYSQALYQHQGTQYGYREEGRALMLGVTWTPQI; this is translated from the coding sequence ATGAAATATCTTCGCGTTGCCGTCCCACTTCTGTTGTTGCCCGCCCCGCTCCTGTTTGCCGATACCCGCGACGCGGCCCTGAAGCTGCCCGACGTGGTGATCAGCGCCAACCGTCAGGTCCAGGCGCGCAATGACAGTAGTGCCGCCAATACGGTGTTTACCCGGGCCGACATCGAGCGCCTGCAACCCTCCAGCGTCAGCGACCTGCTCAGGCGGGTGCCGGGTGTGCAGGTCTCACAGGCTGGCGGTCGCGGGAGCCTCGCCAGTATCTACATTCGAGGCACCAAATCGGCACAAAGCCTGGTGCTGGTGGATGGGCAACGCATCGGCAACTCGACCTCCGGCGACAGCAACCTGCAACACCTGAACATTCAGCAGATCGAGCGCGTGGAAGTACTGCGCGGGTCGCGCTCGGTGATCTACGGTAGCGATGCAATTGGCGGAGTGATTCAGATTTTCACCCGCCGCAGCAGCGAATCCGGCCTGCAACCACGCCTGCACGTAGGATTTGGCAGCCACCAGAGCTGGGAACGCAGCCTGGGTTTGTCCGGTGGTAACGAGCAAACCCGCTTCAACCTCGGTGCGAGCCTGGATGACACCCACGGGATCAATCGCACCCATACGTCGTATCCCAGCGATGGCGACCATGATGCCTATCGCAATCAGTCGATCAGTTTCAGCCTGAGCCATGCCTTCAATGACGACATCGAGGCGGGGCTGAATGTGCTGGATAACCGCGGCAAAAGCGAGTTCGACAATCCGTTCGGACGCTACGACGCCAATTATCAGGTTTTCCAGCAAACGCCCTACAGCAAGTTCACCGTAAGCGGCGTCAGCAGCTATGTCGATGCGCGCATCAACGATGCGTGGACGTCCCGGATAGAGTTGGGCCACAGTGAAAACCGTGAAAAAACCCTCGACAAACTCAGTGACGACCGTGGCGTGTTCAACACCTATCGCAACTCGCTGAACTGGCAGAACGACCTGAGGCTCAACCCACAGAACAGCCTGATTCTGGGCGGCGACTGGTACGAAGACCAGGTCAACAGCAACACAGCGCTGGCCGAAGACAGCCGCTGGAACCGTGCAGCGTTTATCCAGCACCGCTTTGAAGGGCAGCTTTTTTCCACCGAGCTGGGCCTGCGCCGCGACCAGAACCAGCAATTCGGCGGCCAGAACAGTTGGAGCGGCACGCTCACCCTCCCCCTCAACCCGGACAATGACCTTTTGTTGAGCTACAGCGAGGGCTTTCGCGCGCCAACCTTCAACGACCTCTACTACCCGAACAACTATGGCGTGAACAGCAACCCCGACCTGAAACCCGAGACCTCGAAAAGCTATGAAGTGCAGTGGCGCAGCCAACTCAGCGACACCCGCCGATTGGAAGCCTCGCTGTACCGAACCGATATCAAGGATGCCATCGTGTTCGTCGGTAGCGACGGCCCGCAAAACGTTGCGTCAGCGCGTATCAATGGTTTCGAAGCAGCACTCAAGCAAGAGCTGCTGGGTTGGCAGAGCAGCCTTGGACTGGCAATCATCGACCCTCGCGACCGCGACAGCGGTAACACCCTGACGCGTCGCGCCCGACGCACGCTGAGCCTGGACCTTGATCGCCAGTTCGAGCAATTCGCCGTCGGCGCCAGTTGGCAAGCCGTCAGCGGCAGCTATGTCGACGTAAAGAATCAGCAGCGACTGGGCGGTTACGGGCTATTGGGATTGCGCGGCAGTTGGGCAGTCAATCCCGAGATCAAGCTGGACCTGAAGCTCGATAACCTGCTCGACAAAGATTACAGCCAGGCGCTGTATCAGCACCAAGGCACGCAGTATGGCTACCGGGAAGAAGGTCGTGCGCTGATGCTCGGTGTGACCTGGACGCCGCAAATCTAA
- the dxs gene encoding 1-deoxy-D-xylulose-5-phosphate synthase — translation MPTTFQEIPRKRPSTPLLDRAATPDGLRRLGEAELETLADELRLELLYTVGQTGGHFGAGLGVIELTIALHYVFDTPDDRLVWDVGHQAYPHKILTGRRERMASLRQKDGIAAFPRRSESEYDTFGVGHSSTSISAALGMAIAARLQNSDRKAIAVIGDGALTAGMAFEALNHAPEVDANMLVILNDNDMSISRNVGGLSNYLAKILSSRTYASMREGSKKVLSRLPGAWEIARRTEEYAKGMLVPGTLFEELGWNYIGPIDGHDLPTLIATLRNMRDLKGPQFLHVVTKKGKGFAPAEVDPIGYHAITKLDPLDAPAAAPKQASGPKYSGVFGEWLCDMAAADARLVGITPAMKEGSDLVAFSERFPLRYFDVAIAEQHAVTFAAGMACEGAKPVVAIYSTFLQRGYDQLVHDVAVQNLDVLFAIDRAGLVGEDGPTHAGSFDLSYLRCIPGMLVMTPSDENELRKMLSTGHLYNGPAAVRYPRGNGPNALIEKDLEPIEIGKGIVRRQGQRVALLAFGVQLAEALKVAGKIDATVVDMRFVKPLDEALVRELAAGHELLVTLEENAIMGGAGAAVSEFLARENILKSVLHLGLPDSYVEHAKPAQMLAECGLDEAGIEAAVRERMALLGL, via the coding sequence ATGCCCACGACGTTTCAAGAGATTCCCCGCAAACGCCCGTCCACGCCCCTGCTCGACCGTGCTGCCACGCCGGACGGCCTGCGTCGTCTGGGTGAAGCCGAGCTGGAAACCCTGGCCGATGAACTGCGCCTGGAATTGCTCTACACGGTCGGTCAGACCGGTGGGCATTTCGGTGCCGGCCTTGGCGTCATCGAGCTGACCATCGCCTTGCATTACGTCTTCGACACCCCGGACGACCGGCTGGTGTGGGACGTCGGTCATCAGGCCTATCCGCACAAAATCCTCACCGGACGCCGCGAGCGCATGGCCAGCCTGCGCCAGAAAGACGGGATCGCCGCCTTCCCGCGTCGCTCCGAGAGCGAATACGACACCTTTGGCGTCGGCCACTCCAGCACCTCGATCAGCGCAGCGCTGGGCATGGCGATTGCCGCCCGCCTGCAAAACAGTGATCGCAAGGCGATTGCCGTGATCGGTGACGGCGCGCTGACCGCCGGCATGGCGTTCGAAGCGCTGAACCATGCGCCCGAGGTGGATGCCAACATGTTGGTGATCCTCAACGACAACGACATGTCGATCTCGCGCAATGTCGGCGGCCTGTCCAACTACCTGGCGAAGATTCTGTCCAGCCGCACCTACGCCAGCATGCGCGAAGGCAGCAAAAAGGTGCTGTCGCGTCTGCCCGGCGCCTGGGAAATCGCCCGCCGTACCGAAGAATATGCCAAGGGCATGTTGGTCCCCGGCACATTGTTCGAGGAGCTGGGCTGGAATTACATCGGCCCTATCGACGGCCATGATCTGCCGACGCTGATTGCCACCTTGCGCAACATGCGTGACCTCAAGGGTCCGCAGTTCCTGCATGTGGTCACCAAAAAAGGTAAAGGTTTCGCCCCGGCGGAAGTCGACCCGATCGGTTACCACGCCATCACCAAGCTCGATCCGCTGGACGCGCCGGCCGCGGCGCCGAAGCAAGCCAGCGGACCGAAGTACTCCGGTGTGTTTGGCGAATGGCTGTGCGACATGGCCGCCGCCGACGCACGCCTGGTGGGCATCACCCCGGCGATGAAGGAAGGCTCCGATCTGGTGGCGTTCAGCGAGCGTTTTCCGCTGCGCTATTTCGATGTGGCGATTGCCGAGCAACACGCCGTGACCTTTGCCGCCGGCATGGCCTGTGAAGGCGCCAAGCCGGTGGTGGCGATCTATTCCACGTTTCTGCAGCGCGGCTATGACCAGCTGGTGCATGACGTGGCGGTGCAGAACCTCGACGTGCTGTTCGCCATCGACCGTGCTGGCCTGGTGGGTGAAGACGGCCCGACCCATGCCGGTAGTTTCGACTTGTCCTACTTGCGCTGCATTCCCGGCATGCTGGTGATGACCCCGAGTGACGAGAACGAACTGCGCAAGATGCTCAGCACCGGCCATCTGTACAACGGCCCGGCCGCCGTGCGCTACCCGCGCGGCAACGGTCCGAATGCACTGATTGAAAAGGATCTGGAACCGATCGAAATCGGCAAGGGTATCGTCCGTCGCCAAGGCCAGCGTGTCGCCTTGCTGGCCTTCGGCGTGCAACTGGCCGAAGCCCTGAAAGTCGCCGGGAAGATCGACGCGACCGTGGTGGATATGCGTTTCGTCAAGCCGTTGGACGAAGCCCTGGTGCGTGAGCTCGCCGCCGGACATGAGTTGCTGGTAACCCTCGAAGAAAACGCCATCATGGGCGGCGCAGGCGCGGCGGTCAGCGAGTTCCTGGCACGCGAGAATATCCTCAAGTCGGTGCTGCACCTGGGCTTGCCGGACAGTTACGTCGAACACGCCAAGCCGGCGCAAATGCTCGCCGAGTGCGGGCTGGATGAAGCCGGTATCGAGGCAGCCGTGCGTGAGCGTATGGCCTTGCTCGGCCTGTAA
- the ispA gene encoding (2E,6E)-farnesyl diphosphate synthase: protein MIDVYQAHSQARVNAALEPLFVAPSPELQRLYEAMRYSVMNGGKRIRPLLAYAACEALGAAAEQANGAACAVELIHAYSLVHDDLPAMDDDDLRRGQPTTHKAFDEACAILAGDGLQSLAFSALLDPRLSDVNAEIRLRMVTALATAAGPAGMVGGQAIDLGSVGLKLDQHALEYMHRHKTGALIEAAVQLGALASGRADAAQLAALQCYAHAIGLAFQVQDDILDVESDTATLGKRQGADIARDKPTYPSLLGLEAAKAYAIELRDLALDALRPFDAAATPLRDLARYIVERRH from the coding sequence ATGATCGACGTCTATCAAGCCCACAGCCAGGCCCGTGTCAACGCGGCGCTGGAGCCGCTGTTTGTGGCGCCAAGCCCCGAACTGCAGCGTCTGTATGAGGCGATGCGCTACAGCGTGATGAACGGTGGCAAGCGCATCCGGCCGTTACTCGCCTACGCGGCCTGCGAAGCCCTCGGCGCGGCGGCGGAGCAAGCCAACGGCGCGGCCTGCGCGGTGGAGTTGATTCACGCCTATTCCCTGGTGCATGACGATTTACCGGCGATGGACGATGACGACCTGCGCCGCGGCCAGCCCACCACCCACAAGGCGTTTGACGAAGCCTGTGCGATTTTGGCCGGTGACGGCCTGCAAAGCCTGGCGTTCAGCGCACTGCTCGACCCGCGCTTGAGCGACGTCAATGCCGAGATCCGTTTGCGCATGGTCACCGCGCTGGCAACGGCCGCCGGCCCTGCGGGCATGGTCGGCGGGCAGGCGATTGATTTGGGTTCTGTCGGCCTCAAGCTGGATCAGCACGCCCTGGAATACATGCACCGCCACAAGACCGGCGCGCTGATCGAGGCTGCCGTGCAGCTCGGCGCCCTGGCCAGCGGCCGTGCCGACGCGGCGCAACTGGCCGCCTTGCAGTGCTACGCCCACGCCATTGGCCTGGCGTTCCAGGTGCAGGACGACATTCTCGACGTGGAAAGCGATACCGCGACCCTCGGCAAACGCCAAGGCGCCGATATCGCCCGCGACAAGCCGACTTATCCGTCGCTGCTCGGCCTGGAAGCGGCCAAAGCCTACGCCATCGAGCTGCGTGATTTGGCACTCGATGCCCTGCGACCTTTCGACGCGGCGGCCACGCCGTTGCGTGACCTGGCGCGGTATATCGTCGAGCGTCGCCACTGA
- a CDS encoding exodeoxyribonuclease VII small subunit, whose product MARKKVALDFEQSLADLQTLVERLENGELSLEDSLTAFEQGIGLTRDCQSALAQAEQKVQVLLERDGELAEEPFDAEHAE is encoded by the coding sequence ATGGCCCGCAAAAAAGTTGCACTCGATTTCGAACAATCCCTCGCTGACCTGCAAACCCTGGTCGAGCGTCTGGAGAACGGAGAGTTGTCGCTGGAAGACTCGTTGACGGCATTCGAGCAAGGCATCGGCCTGACCCGCGACTGCCAGAGCGCGCTGGCGCAGGCCGAGCAGAAGGTTCAGGTGTTGCTGGAGCGTGATGGGGAGTTGGCCGAAGAACCTTTCGACGCGGAACACGCTGAATGA
- the ycaC gene encoding isochorismate family cysteine hydrolase YcaC produces MSTPTYNRLNKDDAIVLLVDHQTGLISLVQDFSPNEFKNNVLALADLAKFFELPTILTTSFEQGPNGPLVPELKEMFPDAPYIARPGQINAWDNEDFVKAIKATGRKQIIIAGVVTDVCVAFPTLSALAEGFDVFVVTDASGTFNTTVQQAAWSRMTQAGAQMMNWFSVACELHRDWRNDIEGLGNLLSQRIPNYRNLMNGYAALTARQN; encoded by the coding sequence ATGAGCACTCCAACTTACAACCGCTTGAACAAAGACGACGCCATCGTGCTGCTGGTTGATCACCAGACCGGGCTGATTTCGCTGGTACAGGACTTCTCGCCCAACGAGTTCAAGAACAACGTGCTGGCCCTGGCTGACCTGGCCAAGTTCTTCGAACTGCCGACCATCCTCACCACCAGTTTCGAACAAGGCCCCAACGGCCCGCTGGTACCGGAGCTGAAAGAAATGTTCCCGGACGCGCCGTACATCGCTCGCCCAGGCCAGATCAACGCCTGGGATAACGAAGACTTCGTCAAGGCGATCAAGGCCACCGGGCGCAAGCAGATCATCATTGCCGGCGTGGTGACCGACGTGTGCGTGGCGTTCCCGACACTGTCGGCGCTGGCGGAAGGGTTTGACGTGTTTGTAGTGACCGATGCTTCGGGCACCTTCAACACCACGGTGCAGCAAGCCGCCTGGAGCCGCATGACACAAGCGGGCGCGCAGATGATGAACTGGTTCTCGGTAGCCTGTGAGCTACACCGCGACTGGCGCAACGACATCGAAGGCCTGGGCAACCTGTTGTCCCAGCGCATCCCCAACTACCGCAACCTGATGAACGGCTACGCGGCGCTGACTGCACGTCAGAACTAA